A region of the Haematobia irritans isolate KBUSLIRL chromosome 5, ASM5000362v1, whole genome shotgun sequence genome:
tccggagccccttggaagagcaaaattcatccgattcggttgaaatttggtatgtgctgctagtatatggtatccaccaaccatgcaggaattggttcatatcagtccataattatatatagcccccatataaaccgatccccagatttgacctccggtgccttttggagaagcaaaatgcatccgatctggttgaaatttggtatgtgctgctagtatatggtatccaccaaccatgcaggaattggttcatatcagtccataattatatatagcccccatataaaccgatccccagatttgacctccggtgccttttggagaagcaaaatgcatccgatctggttgaaatttggtacgtggtggtagtatatgatatttaacaaccatgccaaaaatggtccagatcagtccgtaatcatacatagcccccatataaaccgattccgagatttggttttgaagcctcttggaggagcaaatttcatctgagtcagttgaaatttggtacattgtcctcgtatatggccgttaacaaccatgcctaactaggtccatatcggtctatagttatatatagccctcagataaatcgatcaccaatcacacaaaaattggcccatatcaagttcataattctatatagccccccatataagcgatccccatatttcaattcgtatggactaactcacaatttacaatacattgttaagaagttttaagataccacaacctaagtaattcgattgtggatgacagtctttcgtagaagtttctacgcaatccatggtgaagggtacataagattcggcctggccgaacttacggccgtatatacttttttttgtttttgctaaatATGCATACcagaattaaattaaagtccCGCCTGATAAACTTagtgaaaattcaatttattgttATCTTATACTTTCCCTTATAAAACTGTTTTATCGACAACAGCTTAAATGATTTCTATTGTTAGATTTAAAATGAATACTTTcgtttaattttactttaacGAATCTAACACAACGACGATTAATGTCGGTAATGCAGTAACCCTATTGTGCCGCATTAATAATCTATAAATGTTATGGTagagaaattaagtttttattggtaatttaaatacattttaccaataattgtcaaaattcgtgTGTGCCGATAAAGCAGTTTTATTGGTGAAACGTCAACAATAGAGAACGATTTACAGAATTTCCACTCGATAAATAGTAAATCAGTTGTTATTGTCGACACTTTACTTCACCCATAGAGGAGTCTGTTTTATCGACATCAAATCGGAATTCAATAGATAAGCTCTAATGCATTTTTCAGCCTAATTTCTATTCAGCCAATCttatgtaaaaaacaagtaaggaaagtctaaagtcgggcggggccgactatattataccctgcaccactttgtagatctaaattttcgataccatatcacatccgtcaaatgtgttgggggctatatataaaggtttgtcccaaatacatacatttaaatatcactcgatctggaccgaattagatagacttctacaaaatctatagactcaaaatttaagtcggttattgcactagggtggaacacaatgttagtaaaaaaatatgggaaacatttaaatctgaagcaattttaaggaaactttgcaaaagtttatttatgatttatcgctcgatatatatgtattagaagtttaggaaaattagagtcatttttacaacttttcgactaagcagtggcgattttacaaggaaaattttggtattttgaccatttttgtcgaaatcagaaaaacatatatatgggagatatatctaaatctgaaccgatttcaaccaaatttggcacgcatagcttcaatgctaattctactccctgtgcaaaatttcaactaaatcggagttaaaaatttgcctctgtggtcatatgagtgtaaatcgggcgaaagctatatttgggagatatatctaaatctgaaccgatttcaaccaaatttggcacgcatagctacaatgctaattctacttcctgtgcaaaatgtcaactaaatcggagcaaaaaattggcctctgtggtcatatgagtgcaaatcgggcgaaagctatatatgggagatatatccaaatctgaaccgatttcacccaaatttggcacgcatagttacaatgctaattctactccctgtgcaaaatttcaactaaatcggagttaaaaatttgcctctgtggtcatatgagggtaaatcgggcgaaagctatatatatctaaatctgaaccgatttggctgatattttgcaagtttttcgagacccataaaatattcggatgtacggaatttgaagaagatcggttgatatacacgccagttatgaccagatcggtgaaaaatatatatggtagctatatctaaatctgaaccgattttttccaaaatcaatagagatcgtctttgagccgaaacaggaccctataacaaattttaggacaatcggactaaaactgggagctgtactttgcacacaaaaatacatcaacagacagacagatagacggacagacagacagacggacatcgctaaatcgactcagaatttaattctaagccgatccgtatactaaaaggttggtctatgattactccttcttggcgttacatacaaatgcacaaacttattataccctgtacataTAACTATGTGGACGTTGATTTACaatatttacccccattttaaTGAAGCTAGTGCtatgttagctaacgaacttttaaaccttgatacgtacatatctgtcatcttgtgtatatattccatatgccaattagaaacttaactgctgaaaaattttcagttaaaattaaccacaaaaatgatatttccatttttctttctgttaactggcagttaaagcctaatggagctacatgaaaatggccgttaatgatCTAACTACATCTGATCGATTACTTattacattcaaaaaaaaaaaaaaaaaattggctcgAATCAATTAATCTATATTTTCATGTTTTCATCTTGATCAAAATCGATTTATTGTCTTATAAAAATCATGAAGCAATCGATCGATTTTGACTTTTTAattattgtttgaaaatttttcaaaaaaaaaaatggattatgaatttcgtaaaaaaaaagagttttccTATAAATCTTTTAATAACAAAAGAACAAAACGGAAAGTAAGGAAGATTATTTAAATACACAATATTTACCTCTCGATCAATTTCGGTTATTTTTGCATAAAGCATCAATTCCGATACAAGCGATAGGAAATATTGTGTGGATTCATGACTCCAATGCATTCCACGTGGTTTTATATGCGATAAAGAACCTCTCAATGCTTGAGCGGGTAGTTGTGAAAAACATGAACACAAATATTTGATATTCGTAATATCGACATCACAAACAGTTCCATAATCAACAAAGGAAACCTAAGAGACGGTGTAATTTATTAGAAAGTCCTTAAAGAAAAAAGCCTCGAAAATTACCTTAACTTTATTACTGGAAGCAGGACCAACTATTTCTCCTCTATGCCACATATCGTTAAATAATGCTGCACATACTTGACCAGGATTAAGGCACACAACTGGTATACGCAATTCATTGGGGCTCAATGCTGCATAAAATCGCTCGATATTATGCATTAAAGCATCCAACTCATGATGGTCTTTGTGTATGTGAAACCAAAATCTAAAGGGATTATGAATCTGAAAAGGGTAGACAAAAAGGATTGTATTGCTCTCTTTATGCATTTTCTCGACAATTCCAATGTAAAACAAACCTcagatatgaatatttttatacaattgcCAACTTCTATATCGTCTGGTAGATCACAGGGATCAATCTTTTTGCCATATGGTACAGTGTATTTTGGTAAGTCCAAGCGGAAAACCCGGCTATTCTACAAAATGAGAAACACAATTACTATCAAAGCACTTCGAAGTTTAGGAATACCTACGGCTGCAAATTGTGGAACAGCTTCATCAATATCATCGACATTTTCCTCATTAATATCCATCAGTTTTTTGAAAGCATTAGCTGGACTTTCTGCACGTTTTGTAATTCTTTTCAACGACTTTCGGTCGGGCATTTCAGTATTAGCAGAAAGATTATCTTGGTCTTCTACATCTTTTATGGGTTTGCTTTTTTTGATGTCTTGAGATTCATTTTCAAGGTTTTGGAATATATTCACTTTTGGTTTAGGTGGTCTGACACCAGCCAGTGCATCAGTTGAATCACTTGGTTTTGGCGACTTTGTATCGTTCTTAACTTCACTACAAAATGACACTGTTTTTGCTGGAGTAGGTGATATATGGCATGAGTTGCTCATCAAACTTTGTAATTGTCGCACATGTTCttcgaattttttgtttacttctTCACATGTCTGGGATTTGACCTCTTTACTTTGGGGCGGACAACTGGCTAGATTACTTTGATTCTTACTTAAACTTGGTGATACCATATTATTACTCGTTGGATGTGTTGAAGgtgttttaatttcatttaaacgaGTAACTGGACAACTGGCTAGATTACTTTGATTCTTACTTAAACTTGGTGATACCATATTATTACTCGTTGGATGTGTTGAAGgtgttttaatttcatttacacGAACAACTGGACAACTGGTTAGATTATTTTCATTCTTACTTAAACTTGGTGATACCACATTATTGCTCGTTGGATGTGTTGAAGgtgttttaatttcatttacacGGAAATTTGTGATATTATTCACTTTCTGATTCGATGTTTGTGCCAAAATTAATTTTGCCGTCATTTCAAGCATTTGTTTTTGAATAGCATTTGGTTGGGGCAATGCTGCACCGGCAAATGGCATTCTGTTTACATGGGGTAGAGATAAACAAGGTCCATTTGCTCTAATCGGTATCTGAGCAATGTTTTGCATAACTGGTGGTATATCTCTCACCGTCACTTTTCTAGTGGATAAATTCCTATTGGTTATATCAAATGCTGACAGTTGTTGTCCACCATTCGGGCGTTGATTGTTCATGGCAGCCGCATTGAATTTATTATTGTTACGACCGTCACTATTATGATTTCTGTAAACATGCGATGTGCGCAAATTTGGTTTGTTTCTTGATCTCGCACTTCTGTTCCTGGGTCGTGACTTCTTCTGACCCATAATCATGTTATGTATGTGAGCAGATTTctcattttccacaaaaaacacCAGAGCCGAATGACCCGTGCCGGCAACCTAAGGGGAACATACATACTCATATAAACTCAAAGAGACCATTATTATATCCATGTGTACTTACAAGTAGTGTATCAGGTATTTGCCGTAAAAACTGTTCCAAGGTTCTGTAACCCAGCTTCTTGTAAGGTATATCTTGACCTTCAACATCACGATAATCCCGATTTAATTGGTCTATTGTAATTTTCTCTGGATACGAAAGTACCAGTGACTTCAATATAACTTTCACTTGTTTTAAAAATCCTAcatccattttatttcttactatACCGGTAATTTACTACGCGCTCCCCCAAAACATGGCATTCCAGAAATCAGCTGATTTTTGCAATGCAATAACAAGAGTTGCCAAATGTTCCCATAAATACAACTCTGAAACTTCCGCACTGCGCTTTTTCTAGGTAATGTCAGTTGTCCAAAAATAACGGACCaggcatacacacaaaaattgaaatacctAATGCGCCGTCCAAAATATAATACAACGTTcgcataatgcgctttacagactatcagttattccggacgacagtgctcgtgtcgaacatatcccatatattgtgcacattataagttaagttcgaaggcataatcgatactgctccatgtttatgggatcgataacacatttaccgattatttagtcatcgccgataagtcgtatcgatccgacacactgtaagattctttacaaacaccgacattctgtccggaataactgatagtctgtaatgcgctttatatgggatatgttcgacacgagcactgtcgtccggaataactgatattctgtaaagcgcattatgcgAACGTTGTATTATAATTTGGATAATaatataatctgtaaagcgcatgagaagttgtaccacgccaagttactatatcaattatcgcatgagtgcaatttttTTCGAGACTTTTTTGATAAACTTAGCACGAAACCAATAAGAGCCCCCTCAAACTGCCATACCAAGTGCATTTtatgatagttgtaaaagaatcattgtggtcaagttatgcgtcttaaggccggtactctgatcggttttcgcgttgaaactccatacaaaaccaaaaaatgcgaaaaatttgtgaaattttttccatttgtgatactttgttttttcgtgttgaaaaactgacgtttatagcatggcgccatttgcaatgtgaattaagaaataatttatttattaaaaactatttgtgcgggtttataaatcaaacacggaccatatttttgttccgaaactatacaaaggatcaaaggaatagcagatcaattgcccaaggaaaaataaaatgttattttgtaaaaacaagcaacaaccaccaacttaatccaatatcgctccctgtaaaatagcgctccaagctacctaaaaaaacgccgctttctatgtgcgaaataatggtttccataaaaatttttcgcaaaaatgaacatccctgccaacattttttgaatttggggactcttttgagaatccccactacgtcgaaaacaatcatatacgacatcaaaaactcgtcggaaaagcgccgtcactattgagaagttgtaccacgccaagttactacaaaaatgtttcgcatgagtgcaattattaggtgcctttatagatcaatttagaacgacgccaataagggaccctccaaacaatcagaaaaagtgcattttaagatagttgtaaaagaatcattgtggtcgagtaaaacacgtttgtttagatatttattaatttgattaaacatttacaaattcttaaaaatataacatttataccactatcacattacatttaacataatttttggcattaatgatgatgttgagttccaagtagcgagttacatgttgctgcgtctatcaaccagtgtttttattccatggaggcagcgtgtctgtaaaatatctgaaaaacaatcactttattccatttggaaaatcaccaaatttttcaccaatatacctttcacaattttaagcgtataatctatgtttttagaactttattttcgtttttatttaattaaaatataacaagctggttgcgcttggcgtttcacaaaaaaaatggcttttttaacagtagggatggcaaattacttgcatgtactttttgatgtaccttttcatgatggttgaagtgacatttacgagtctgtggtaacgatgaggttgaaatggaactttgaaatgctggcagggatagtACCGACCTtcacagactataagtttttcccgacggaatgtctgtgtttgtaaagaatcttacagtgtgtccaatcgatacgacaattcgttggtgacaaaataatcggtaaatatgttaggtgaggttaggttgtagaggatggcatcaattttgtgttgaattttctgatttcgcgttgaaactccatacaaaaccaaaaatgcgaaaaactagcgaatttttttccatttgtgatactttgttttttttcgagttgaaaaactgacgtaaaggtgggtactacgttcggttttcgagttgaaaaccactttattttcgcgattacttttccttaaataatcgaaattataaaagaaaacaaacttattcctgtaaagtcttgtcgaAATCTAGAGAAACAAGAAACATCGCATCaactgagttaatttatctgctttatattgaactgttttaataaagtaaccgcgaacatagtacttaccttaaatcGATAagtcagtattttcataacatggcgccatttgcaatgtgaattaagaaataatttatttattaaattgatttttgtgaatttataatgcaaaagtggatcggattattattttaaaatgtaatctgatcgattgataaaacaaagtataacatggagttgtatttccGTTATAAACTAGCAACCAAGATCTAGCCGCTCGCTActatattagggctgttttctttttgcactggataccctaagcagtcatggactaaaggtgggtattaagttcgagtttagccgctaaaatcgctaaagtgaaatctAAATCAGtaggaaaaatgcatgaaattatacatatttgttgcaaattttattataacttgatggggaaaagcccaaagcaaattttcacaaagattGTATTCCTTaacatggattattaaagaaaagtaatcgcgaaaaaagacgtttttagcggctaaactcgaacttaatacccaccttaaaagaaaacggagtactcgtttatccaggacatctccaaaaaatatgcaacactgtcatcagctgtttaaaaacaatgacagaaaacaagtgaaatcttaaatttttaatgtatgaaatgcccaaatagttataaatatgtactgctgcgattattcatgacactgtatcactttgaatttcatgatattcgataaattagtcacaataaatttctattgtgAATATAAAAAGCgccactttatcaaaatgcaatctggtaacaccgactcgacttgcactgatgagatgttctggatagaacaccagtgcaacgatgttctggatagcccatacaaatgctgcatccataaatagggctgttttcttttagcactggatatgctaagccgtgaaggattaaaagaaaacagagtactcgtttatccaggacatctccaaaaatatgcaacactgtcatcagctgtttaaaaacaatcacagaaaagaagtgaaatcttgcatttttaatgtatgaaatgctccaatttgtaataaatatttactgctgcgattatttctgatactgtaccactttgaatttcatgtttttcgataaattagtcacaattgctattgtgaatcgatgaagcgtcactttatcaaaatacaatctggcaacatcggcgcgacttgcactgatgagatgttctggatagaacaccagtgcaacgatgttctggatagcccatacaaatgttgcatccagtgcaaaaagaaaacagccctattaacAATTTTCATAGCGATCATTTGCTTTAAAATTCGTAAACattatcccaataaacacaaacgtttgaaaaatgctaaatttcaacaatttttcaaacattttttcaaaggattagggtaatattcaagttgagaaaatcgcgttctcaacaaaaaacagacattaccctcaacagtgaaattcaacacattagcaataatatctcaagtgttatcctcaaattgaaatgcatcgctactcaataatttgtcaaacaattttcgatgcgagtcaaattcaaaattaacatcgttgcaaatacttttcaacctaaaggccggtactatgttcattcttgcgaaaaatttttatggaaaccattatttcgcacatagaaagcggcgtttttttaggtagcttggagcgctattttacagggagcgtaattggattaagttggtggttgttgcttgtttttacaaaataacattttatttttccttgggcaattgatctgctattcctttgatcctttgtatagtttcggaacaaaaatatggtccgtgtttgatttataaacccgcacaaatagtttttaataaataaattatttcttaattcacattgcaaatggcgccgtgctataaatgtcagtttttcaacacgaaaaaaacaaagtatcacaaatggaaaaaaatttcgcaaatttttcgcattttttggttttgtatggagtttcaacgcgaaaaccgaacagagtaccggcctttaaggccggtactctgacgtttatagcacggcgccatttgcaatgtgaattaagaaagaatttatttattaaaaactatttgtgcgggtttataaatcaaacacggaccatatttttgttccgaaactatacaaaggatcaaaatagcagatcaattgcccaaggaaaaataaaatgctattttgtaaaaacaaacaacaaccaccaacttaatccaatatcgctgcctgtaaaatagcgctccaagctacctaaaaaaacgccgctttctatgtgcgaaataatggtttccatagaaatttttcgcaagaatgaacatagtaccggccttaagtttgtatgaatgatatccccaattcaaattgaaagtcaaagccaaaattctatgaattttgtataatttattcattttcataaaaataaaatatataataatatactacaataccaattgataaataatgatcttattaaacatatcaacaaataagaaaaaaaaaaacaaacaacaaaactttaaatatcgtaaacattattagtaaaccaattgataattgttgataaaaacgagctcgaggtctggatgattaatttttatttattcaatatttcgtcttttcattgaaagacttcatcgggaaaatttttctgcgtatacaaatagaaaagaaaatatatacacaatacaaaatatatacacatacatttatcaACAAAGAAAAGGTTTACCTATGGGATCTTCAGCATCTCCGATAGTAGCCGACATTGTGATGGAAGAGCTATTGGATAGATGTATGGCAAACTGTGATATTAGGCCTAAGATTCttactaatggtgttttcttttcttgtaaaaaatgtgcactttttttgcattttgcccggaaaatgtactttttaggttcttttctaaaaaaacaggcaaaagtgcgaaaaggcttcgaattctgttgtgaaaatagtgccacgcatagagacaaattacgggcattttcagcactgccaacaaacgagagtgctgcgattgccctgagaAACAGAGTTGCATATTCTGTTGATTGTGACgtgaaaaacacattttctcACATATTTTCTTAGCTgtcacaaaattcaaaaaattattaacttttaaaatggaaaataaagaCATGACTTTACTAGTGGCGCGACATATAATCGACGAATTATTAGATTCGTCATCATCATCCGATGATGAAGAAACCATAGCAATATTACAGCCAGAAAGAAAGGTTCATTGCCGagtaaataattttgtggagaATGTCATTCATGTGTATTCAGATGCAGAGGTAGTTAAGGTCATCAATGCAGTACATACATCAACATTAAATGTATTTCTAGTTTAAAAACAACTTCCGCGTAAGTCGCCAAAGTGTCACATACCTAATGGAACGTTTTGAGTCTGTTGTAATTGAGCGCTCGTACCAAGGAGGAAGACCTCAAACCAACGTAGAGAAACAATTGTTAGCATTTTTATGGTAAGTTCTTCTTGGCACTTACCCTACCAGTATTCAAAACATTTCAAACTAGGTTCTGTGGCAACAAAACCACTATCAGGGaagtggcaaatttgtttgATATGAGCCGATCTTGTACCCATCGCTCTATTAGCAATGTTTTGGAATTTATGACAAATGTCATAGCTCCGGAAGTAATCAAATTTCCACGAACTCCTGAAGAGAAGGACACCATTGCTACTGAGTTTGGAAAGGTTTGTCTGTCAATAGTATCTGCAACGTAgactaaaatgaaaattttcaggtTTCTGGTATTCCTTATGTTTTGGGCTGCATCGATGGGAGCTACATATCTGTAAGGACACCGAAACATAAGATACGATCTACTTACGCCAATAGACACGATACAATTTCTATCACAATGCAGGGCATTTGTGACGCTAAGCTGCGATTTCTAGATGTGTTTACCGGCGTTCCAAGCAAAATACATGATTCTAGAGTTTTAAAATTatcatttatttcgaaagaattgGCAAACATATGTGGCAACAAGTACTATCTCTTAGGAGACTCCGCCTACCCGTTGCGCGAATATCTTCTTATTCCTTATCGTGATTATGGAAATCTAACAGAATCGGAAAAGCTCTATAAtttgaagttttgtcaaacaagAGTTAAAATTGAAAATGCGTTTGGCGTTTTAAAGAGCAGGTTCCGGCAGCTAATGCGTTTAGATTTTCATAATGTCGataaaatggcaaaatttataTTAGCATGTTGTGCTCTGCATAACATTTGTATCGACAGATGTGACCTTTATGACGAAAATGTCCCAGAGATACCAGTGGAAACTTCGGACGaatattccgatgaaaatcaacGCGATATCTTATTATCACAGTTGGGACATATTCGGAGAAATGATTTAAAGGACTATttgtttaattcaaatttttaatttttattgtgaaATGGTTTGTACTAAAGAATAGTTTATGCTAACTATATACTacataacataaataaaataacatgtAGTATAGTGTAATTCATTTATACATATTAGaaagtaataaaacaaaaaaattaaaaattgtttttttttacattcatATTCATAAAAAGTAATATTCTTTTGTCCGAAACTAAAAGTGTGTTTTATTCAT
Encoded here:
- the tej gene encoding tejas isoform X2, with amino-acid sequence MDVGFLKQVKVILKSLVLSYPEKITIDQLNRDYRDVEGQDIPYKKLGYRTLEQFLRQIPDTLLVAGTGHSALVFFVENEKSAHIHNMIMGQKKSRPRNRSARSRNKPNLRTSHVYRNHNSDGRNNNKFNAAAMNNQRPNGGQQLSAFDITNRNLSTRKVTVRDIPPVMQNIAQIPIRANGPCLSLPHVNRMPFAGAALPQPNAIQKQMLEMTAKLILAQTSNQKVNNITNFRVNEIKTPSTHPTSNNVVSPSLSKNENNLTSCPVVRVNEIKTPSTHPTSNNMVSPSLSKNQSNLASCPVTRLNEIKTPSTHPTSNNMVSPSLSKNQSNLASCPPQSKEVKSQTCEEVNKKFEEHVRQLQSLMSNSCHISPTPAKTVSFCSEVKNDTKSPKPSDSTDALAGVRPPKPKVNIFQNLENESQDIKKSKPIKDVEDQDNLSANTEMPDRKSLKRITKRAESPANAFKKLMDINEENVDDIDEAVPQFAANSRVFRLDLPKYTVPYGKKIDPCDLPDDIEVGNCIKIFISEIHNPFRFWFHIHKDHHELDALMHNIERFYAALSPNELRIPVVCLNPGQVCAALFNDMWHRGEIVGPASSNKVKVSFVDYGTVCDVDITNIKYLCSCFSQLPAQALRGSLSHIKPRGMHWSHESTQYFLSLVSELMLYAKITEIDRENSVFYMILCDTHDHEVLQINKHLVDKKYALYNEDWQESRFEQNGERIRHPREDFPT
- the tej gene encoding tejas isoform X1, whose amino-acid sequence is MDVGFLKQVKVILKSLVLSYPEKITIDQLNRDYRDVEGQDIPYKKLGYRTLEQFLRQIPDTLLVAGTGHSALVFFVENEKSAHIHNMIMGQKKSRPRNRSARSRNKPNLRTSHVYRNHNSDGRNNNKFNAAAMNNQRPNGGQQLSAFDITNRNLSTRKVTVRDIPPVMQNIAQIPIRANGPCLSLPHVNRMPFAGAALPQPNAIQKQMLEMTAKLILAQTSNQKVNNITNFRVNEIKTPSTHPTSNNVVSPSLSKNENNLTSCPVVRVNEIKTPSTHPTSNNMVSPSLSKNQSNLASCPVTRLNEIKTPSTHPTSNNMVSPSLSKNQSNLASCPPQSKEVKSQTCEEVNKKFEEHVRQLQSLMSNSCHISPTPAKTVSFCSEVKNDTKSPKPSDSTDALAGVRPPKPKVNIFQNLENESQDIKKSKPIKDVEDQDNLSANTEMPDRKSLKRITKRAESPANAFKKLMDINEENVDDIDEAVPQFAANSRVFRLDLPKYTVPYGKKIDPCDLPDDIEVGNCIKIFISEIHNPFRFWFHIHKDHHELDALMHNIERFYAALSPNELRIPVVCLNPGQVCAALFNDMWHRGEIVGPASSNKVKVSFVDYGTVCDVDITNIKYLCSCFSQLPAQALRGSLSHIKPRGMHWSHESTQYFLSLVSELMLYAKITEIDRENSVFYMILCDTHDHEVLQINKHLVDKKYALYNEDWQESRFEQNGERIRHPREDFPTFDMIESGEYPSFMELLDLQERGIDYELIYDRIIFDKCAVLNKQDNVPDTIRKLPFFLLTSNPFRPDIILELATTSKNTN